In the genome of Actinomadura graeca, one region contains:
- a CDS encoding CehA/McbA family metallohydrolase produces MTSHSGRWTLEDRLEQGLRELPFDVPPGTASITVELSHEGGVIDLGCHGPSGFRGWSGGARRAFTVAADWATPGYLPGEPEPGIWHVWLGLHRIPPGGTPYEVTVTTSTVPPDAPDAPPPPPRPARPPRRALPAPAGTRWLAGDLHSHTVHSDGTLTVHELACLAAGRGLDFLAVTDHNTVSHHPLLPAAGAHAGVLLLPGQEVTTDLGHANVFGDTGWIDFRRPSADWAAAAAGNGGLMSINHPLSGDCAWRRPLPEEDRPPFVEIWHSSWWDRTWGAPLAWTDLWLPGGGAVPLGGSDFHDPAQHKTLGEPTTWVLAEDDDVLGALAAGRTSVSADPGAPVLLRVEDDLIAIGADGTVVVRPDGRRVAVRGDHVRIPAGGPGMHRLETSVNEVIALCG; encoded by the coding sequence ATGACCTCCCACAGCGGACGCTGGACCCTGGAGGACCGCCTCGAACAGGGCCTTCGCGAGCTGCCCTTCGACGTGCCGCCGGGCACGGCGTCCATCACGGTCGAGCTGTCGCACGAGGGCGGCGTCATCGACCTCGGCTGCCACGGGCCGTCCGGGTTCCGCGGCTGGTCGGGCGGGGCACGCCGGGCCTTCACCGTGGCCGCGGACTGGGCCACGCCCGGCTACCTGCCCGGCGAGCCGGAACCGGGCATCTGGCACGTCTGGCTCGGCCTGCACCGGATTCCGCCCGGCGGCACCCCGTACGAGGTCACGGTGACCACGTCCACCGTCCCGCCCGACGCGCCGGACGCGCCGCCACCGCCGCCGCGCCCCGCGCGCCCGCCGCGCCGCGCCCTGCCCGCGCCCGCCGGGACCCGCTGGCTCGCCGGCGACCTGCACTCCCACACCGTCCACAGCGACGGGACGCTCACCGTCCACGAGCTGGCCTGCCTCGCCGCGGGCCGCGGACTGGACTTCCTGGCGGTGACCGACCACAACACCGTGAGCCACCATCCGCTGCTGCCCGCCGCGGGCGCGCACGCGGGCGTCCTCCTGCTGCCCGGCCAGGAGGTGACCACCGACCTCGGCCACGCGAACGTCTTCGGCGACACCGGCTGGATCGACTTCCGCCGCCCGAGCGCCGACTGGGCCGCGGCCGCCGCCGGGAACGGCGGGCTGATGTCGATCAACCATCCGCTCAGCGGCGACTGCGCCTGGCGGCGGCCCCTGCCGGAGGAGGACCGGCCGCCCTTCGTGGAGATCTGGCACTCGTCCTGGTGGGACCGGACCTGGGGCGCCCCGCTGGCCTGGACGGACCTGTGGCTGCCGGGCGGCGGCGCCGTCCCCCTCGGCGGCAGCGACTTCCACGACCCCGCCCAGCACAAGACACTCGGCGAGCCCACCACCTGGGTCCTCGCCGAGGACGATGACGTGCTCGGCGCCCTCGCCGCCGGCCGCACCTCCGTCTCGGCGGACCCGGGCGCGCCCGTCCTGCTGCGCGTGGAGGACGACCTGATCGCGATCGGCGCCGACGGCACCGTGGTCGTCCGGCCCGACGGACGGCGCGTCGCCGTCCGCGGCGACCACGTCCGGATACCGGCGGGCGGCCCGGGGATGCACCGGCTGGAGACCTCGGTGAACGAAGTGATCGCACTGTGCGGGTGA
- a CDS encoding ABC transporter ATP-binding protein codes for MATITLRGLTKVYPGGARALDALDLDVADGEFFALLGPSGCGKTTLLRTVAGLETATGGTVRLGAADVTRLPPGRRDVGMVFQDYALFPHMTVLDNIAYPLRIKKRRRADRYRAAREAARELGLDGLEGRRPAELSGGQQQRVALARALVAHPRTFLLDEPLSNLDARLRLEARTFLKRLQRRLGVTTVFVTHDQAEALALADRIAVMDAGRVRQLGTPAEVFRRPANLFVASFIGSTPMNLLPGIVRGGAVATAGAELPVPDEARGRLADGEPVVCGIRPEYLDYGEEPLDGAFRGTVSVVEHLGGSSLVTLDVEGGPVRVVVGEDLDAAPGTAGWALPRPGRLLLYRDGELVTAAARPAARPAARPAARPAARPATDTTRQTDPTEGTHVPDDTPPEPGTPPTKDGGRG; via the coding sequence ATGGCGACGATCACCCTGCGCGGGCTGACGAAGGTGTACCCGGGCGGCGCGCGGGCCCTGGACGCCCTCGACCTCGACGTGGCGGACGGCGAGTTCTTCGCGCTCCTCGGCCCGTCCGGCTGCGGCAAGACGACGCTGCTGCGCACCGTCGCCGGGCTGGAGACCGCGACCGGCGGGACGGTCCGCCTCGGCGCCGCCGACGTCACGCGGCTCCCGCCGGGACGCCGCGACGTCGGCATGGTGTTCCAGGACTACGCGCTCTTCCCGCACATGACCGTCCTGGACAACATCGCCTACCCGCTGCGCATCAAGAAGCGGCGCCGCGCCGACCGGTACCGGGCCGCGCGCGAGGCGGCGCGGGAACTGGGCCTCGACGGGCTGGAGGGACGCCGCCCGGCGGAGCTGTCGGGCGGCCAGCAGCAGCGGGTCGCGCTGGCCCGCGCCCTGGTCGCCCACCCGCGGACGTTCCTGCTCGACGAGCCGCTCTCCAACCTCGACGCGCGGCTGCGGCTGGAGGCGCGCACGTTCCTCAAGCGGCTCCAGCGGCGGCTCGGCGTCACCACCGTGTTCGTCACGCACGACCAGGCGGAGGCGCTCGCCCTCGCCGACCGGATCGCGGTCATGGACGCCGGCCGCGTCCGCCAGCTCGGCACGCCCGCCGAGGTCTTCCGGCGGCCCGCGAACCTGTTCGTGGCGTCGTTCATCGGATCGACGCCCATGAACCTGCTCCCCGGTATCGTCCGGGGCGGGGCCGTCGCCACCGCCGGGGCGGAGCTGCCCGTCCCGGACGAGGCGCGCGGGCGGCTCGCCGACGGGGAGCCCGTCGTGTGCGGGATACGGCCCGAGTACCTCGACTACGGCGAGGAGCCGCTGGACGGGGCGTTCCGCGGCACCGTGTCCGTCGTCGAGCACCTCGGCGGGTCTTCGCTGGTGACCCTGGACGTGGAGGGCGGGCCGGTGCGCGTCGTCGTGGGAGAGGACCTCGACGCCGCCCCGGGCACCGCGGGCTGGGCGCTGCCCCGCCCCGGCCGCCTGCTGCTCTACCGCGACGGCGAGCTGGTGACGGCCGCCGCCCGACCCGCCGCCCGACCCGCCGCCCGACCCGCCGCCCGACCCGCCGCGCGTCCCGCCACCGACACGACACGCCAGACCGACCCGACCGAGGGAACCCACGTGCCTGATGACACACCGCCGGAGCCTGGCACTCCGCCGACCAAGGACGGAGGACGCGGATGA
- a CDS encoding carbohydrate ABC transporter permease, with the protein MNDAVREALRRIGLATFLSAVLGFFALPLLWLAFAPFDASPGVAASLPEFTLDNFRVLMDDPYALASLRNSVLLAAGTAALVVTCAALAAYALSRVRVPGRDLLLYVLLLLSSIITGTAAMVPVFLLAFDLHLIDSRLGVVLVLSGGLLPAAIFLLKDFTDGVPASYEEAARVFGASPLQVLRHVVVPVIRPGLATVAVWTVAQVWGDFLMPFLLLRDPGKAPASVIMYTFYTEGGQPDLALISAFSLLYSLPVVAMYLVVSRRYGFRFHGGIKR; encoded by the coding sequence GTGAACGACGCCGTCCGCGAGGCGCTGCGCAGGATCGGGCTCGCCACCTTCCTCTCGGCCGTCCTCGGGTTCTTCGCTCTGCCGCTGCTGTGGCTCGCGTTCGCGCCGTTCGACGCGAGCCCCGGCGTCGCGGCGTCGCTGCCCGAGTTCACCCTGGACAACTTCCGCGTCCTGATGGACGACCCGTACGCGCTGGCGTCGCTGCGCAACTCCGTCCTGCTCGCCGCCGGGACGGCCGCGCTCGTCGTCACCTGCGCGGCGCTCGCCGCGTACGCGCTGAGCCGGGTCCGCGTGCCGGGCCGGGACCTGCTCCTGTACGTCCTGCTGCTGCTGTCGTCCATCATCACCGGCACCGCCGCGATGGTGCCGGTCTTCCTGCTGGCCTTCGACCTGCACCTGATCGACTCGCGGCTCGGGGTGGTGCTGGTGCTGTCCGGCGGGCTGCTCCCCGCGGCGATCTTCCTGCTGAAGGACTTCACCGACGGCGTCCCCGCGTCCTACGAGGAGGCCGCGCGGGTCTTCGGCGCCTCGCCCCTGCAGGTCCTGCGGCACGTGGTCGTCCCGGTGATCAGGCCCGGTCTCGCCACCGTCGCGGTGTGGACGGTCGCGCAGGTGTGGGGCGACTTCCTGATGCCGTTCCTGCTGCTGCGCGACCCGGGCAAGGCGCCCGCCTCGGTGATCATGTACACGTTCTACACCGAGGGCGGGCAGCCGGACCTGGCGCTGATCTCGGCGTTCTCGCTGCTGTACTCCCTGCCGGTCGTGGCGATGTACCTGGTCGTGAGCCGCCGGTACGGGTTCCGCTTCCACGGAGGGATCAAGCGCTGA
- a CDS encoding carbohydrate ABC transporter permease has product MAPPTSRPADPRPPGRRPPGRRRFGGGAAAEDAAGLGRGRAAAFVAPALVLIAVFLVFPALWTLYLGATDYRLTGVAASDPSFVGVDNYRRVLGDGRFHRSLWLTLQFVAGSAVLGQTLLGFAVAWVMRDRRGPLRRLVEGLVLLAWILPSSVIAFLWIALLDRDGGTLNALLGTPGTAWLLDHPMACIVVFNIWRGTAFSMMLYGAAIGNVPPSHLETARLAGASTLQTLRDAVFPQVRGHVLTSLLLVGLWTFNDFTPFLITAGGPDGRSEIMSVYVYRTALGDGRLGFGAAVSLVMLLINLAIALVYLRALRDREPARAGRSRGGRSRGGPTRGGPTRGGPTRGGRAGRAAA; this is encoded by the coding sequence GTGGCGCCGCCAACGTCGCGGCCCGCTGACCCCCGCCCGCCCGGCCGCCGCCCGCCCGGCCGCCGCCGCTTCGGCGGCGGCGCGGCCGCCGAAGACGCCGCGGGTCTCGGACGCGGGCGCGCCGCGGCGTTCGTGGCGCCCGCGCTCGTCCTCATCGCGGTGTTCCTGGTGTTCCCGGCGCTCTGGACGCTCTACCTCGGCGCGACCGACTACCGGCTCACCGGTGTCGCGGCGAGCGACCCGTCGTTCGTCGGCGTGGACAATTACCGCCGCGTGCTCGGCGACGGCCGGTTCCACCGGTCGCTATGGCTGACGCTCCAGTTCGTCGCCGGGTCGGCGGTGCTCGGCCAGACGCTCCTGGGGTTCGCCGTCGCGTGGGTGATGCGCGACCGGCGGGGCCCGCTGCGGCGGCTGGTCGAGGGGCTGGTGCTGCTCGCGTGGATCCTGCCGTCCTCGGTCATCGCGTTCCTGTGGATCGCGCTGCTCGACCGCGACGGCGGCACCCTGAACGCGCTGCTGGGCACGCCCGGGACGGCCTGGCTGCTCGACCATCCGATGGCGTGCATCGTGGTGTTCAACATCTGGCGCGGCACCGCCTTCTCGATGATGTTGTACGGAGCGGCGATCGGGAACGTTCCACCGTCCCATCTGGAGACCGCGCGGCTGGCCGGGGCCTCGACCCTCCAGACGCTCCGGGACGCGGTGTTCCCGCAGGTCCGCGGGCACGTGCTGACGAGCCTGCTGCTGGTCGGCCTGTGGACGTTCAACGACTTCACCCCCTTCCTGATCACGGCGGGCGGCCCGGACGGGCGCTCGGAGATCATGTCGGTGTACGTGTACCGGACGGCGCTCGGCGACGGCCGCCTGGGCTTCGGCGCCGCCGTCTCGCTCGTCATGCTCCTCATCAACCTCGCCATCGCGCTGGTCTACCTGCGTGCCCTCCGCGACCGCGAACCGGCCCGCGCGGGCCGGTCCCGCGGCGGCCGGTCCCGCGGCGGCCCGACGCGCGGTGGCCCGACGCGTGGCGGCCCGACGCGCGGGGGCCGGGCGGGGAGGGCCGCCGCGTGA
- a CDS encoding extracellular solute-binding protein — MAFSSSGSLGRRPSPRRTGVAAALVMAGAALAGCGGGSPADPDRGRDAKNITLTITRNAIEGGKNTEEAEWISRTVIPGFVAAQKAKGVTAKVTFRGQGVDDEAYKTRLALDLKSRSGADIMDVDGIWVGEFAQAGYLRPLADVVGPPADAWEGWSKIPGSVQRLASFEGRRYGIPPATDGRVLFFNKKLFAQAGLPGNWQPRSWQDILTAARALKKVPGVTPVQLDAGTAMGEATSMQGALPLLAGAGAEIYSGGKWTGGGPAVQQVLGLYAQVYGPEGLGDPKLQQEAKGRDKSFEEFAAGKIGILAEGDYFWRDVLNPRSGVAKMRTRDQDVGYALIPAVSPGRGVRGQSFVSMSGGAVTTLNPNTRYPQQAFELLAFMNSAAMTRARTAGTPEITSRTDVNKQILAGDPFLTFVSEKVLPVTSYRPGLTVYPQVSTALQEATAAVVSGASPQEAAARYAGKLEGIVGGAANVAAR, encoded by the coding sequence ATGGCTTTCTCCAGTAGCGGCTCCCTCGGCCGGCGCCCGTCCCCCAGGCGGACCGGCGTCGCGGCGGCACTCGTGATGGCGGGCGCGGCGCTCGCCGGATGCGGTGGCGGATCCCCGGCCGATCCCGACCGCGGCAGGGACGCCAAGAACATCACCCTGACGATCACCCGCAACGCCATCGAAGGCGGCAAGAACACCGAAGAGGCCGAATGGATCTCCAGGACGGTGATCCCCGGGTTCGTCGCGGCGCAGAAGGCCAAGGGCGTCACCGCGAAAGTGACGTTCCGCGGCCAGGGCGTGGACGACGAGGCGTACAAGACCAGGCTGGCGCTCGACCTGAAGTCGCGCTCCGGCGCCGACATCATGGACGTCGACGGCATCTGGGTGGGGGAGTTCGCCCAGGCCGGCTACCTCAGGCCGCTGGCGGACGTCGTGGGTCCCCCGGCGGACGCCTGGGAGGGCTGGTCGAAGATCCCCGGTTCGGTGCAGCGGCTGGCCTCCTTCGAGGGCAGGCGGTACGGGATCCCGCCGGCGACGGACGGCCGCGTCCTGTTCTTCAACAAGAAGCTGTTCGCGCAGGCCGGTCTCCCAGGGAATTGGCAGCCCCGAAGTTGGCAGGACATCCTCACCGCGGCGCGCGCGCTGAAGAAGGTCCCCGGCGTGACACCCGTCCAATTAGACGCGGGCACCGCGATGGGCGAGGCGACCAGCATGCAGGGGGCGCTGCCCCTGCTGGCCGGTGCGGGGGCGGAGATCTACTCGGGCGGGAAATGGACGGGCGGCGGGCCGGCCGTCCAGCAGGTCCTCGGCCTGTACGCGCAGGTCTACGGGCCTGAGGGCCTCGGCGACCCCAAGCTCCAGCAGGAGGCGAAGGGACGCGACAAGTCCTTCGAGGAATTCGCCGCGGGGAAGATCGGGATCCTCGCCGAGGGCGACTACTTCTGGCGCGACGTCCTCAACCCCAGGAGCGGCGTCGCGAAGATGCGGACCCGCGACCAGGACGTGGGGTACGCGCTCATCCCCGCCGTGTCACCGGGGAGGGGGGTGCGCGGGCAGTCGTTCGTGAGCATGTCGGGCGGCGCCGTCACCACTCTCAACCCGAACACCAGGTATCCGCAGCAGGCGTTCGAACTGCTGGCGTTCATGAACTCCGCCGCGATGACCAGGGCGCGCACGGCCGGGACCCCGGAGATCACCTCCCGGACGGACGTGAACAAGCAGATCCTCGCGGGCGACCCGTTCCTGACGTTCGTATCGGAGAAGGTGCTCCCGGTGACGTCCTACCGCCCGGGCCTCACGGTGTACCCGCAGGTGTCGACGGCCTTACAGGAGGCCACGGCGGCGGTCGTGTCGGGCGCGAGCCCGCAGGAGGCGGCCGCCCGGTACGCCGGGAAGCTGGAGGGGATCGTCGGTGGCGCCGCCAACGTCGCGGCCCGCTGA
- a CDS encoding aminotransferase class IV yields MNGELLDPERAVVSVFDHGMLVGDGVFETVKAAQGEPFALTRHLRRLARSAAALGLPAPDHDALAQGVLEVLAAAPKWPLARIRVTCTSGPGPLGSDRGDAGPTVSIIVAEQRPFPATADVAVVPWPRNERGALAGVKSTSYAENALALAHARERGGGEAIFGNVAGNLCEGTGSNVFVVRGGRLVTPPLSAGCLAGVTRELVLEWCGGQEEDVPLEEFPRVDEAFLTSTTRDVQPIRAVDGTVLPGAPGPVTARAMEVFAARAAGLMDP; encoded by the coding sequence ATGAACGGGGAGCTGCTCGACCCTGAGCGCGCCGTGGTGTCGGTGTTCGACCACGGCATGCTCGTCGGGGACGGGGTCTTCGAGACGGTGAAGGCGGCTCAGGGGGAGCCGTTCGCCCTTACCCGGCACCTGCGGCGGCTGGCCCGGTCGGCGGCGGCGCTCGGGCTGCCCGCGCCCGACCACGACGCGCTCGCCCAGGGGGTGCTGGAGGTGCTGGCGGCCGCGCCGAAGTGGCCGCTGGCGCGGATCCGCGTCACCTGCACGAGCGGGCCGGGCCCGCTCGGCTCGGACCGGGGCGACGCGGGCCCGACCGTGTCGATCATCGTGGCGGAGCAGCGCCCGTTCCCCGCGACGGCGGACGTGGCGGTGGTGCCCTGGCCGCGCAACGAGCGGGGCGCGCTCGCCGGGGTCAAGTCCACCTCCTACGCCGAGAACGCGCTGGCGCTCGCCCACGCGCGCGAGCGGGGCGGCGGCGAGGCGATCTTCGGCAACGTCGCCGGGAACCTGTGCGAGGGGACGGGCAGCAACGTCTTCGTGGTGCGGGGCGGGCGGCTGGTCACGCCGCCGCTGTCGGCGGGCTGCCTGGCCGGGGTCACCCGCGAGCTGGTGCTGGAATGGTGCGGCGGCCAGGAGGAGGACGTCCCGCTGGAGGAGTTCCCCCGGGTGGACGAGGCGTTCCTGACGTCCACGACCCGCGACGTCCAGCCGATCCGGGCGGTGGACGGGACGGTGCTGCCCGGCGCGCCGGGGCCCGTCACCGCCAGGGCCATGGAGGTCTTCGCGGCGCGCGCCGCGGGCCTGATGGACCCCTGA
- a CDS encoding chorismate-binding protein: MSFAYAGGLLATGLADVTTDLAALDSRGWWAVVVTYEGKVTCARFDTVRPARHPGGAWHAPGEWTSSLDESRYVAGVERIKASIADGIVYQANLCRVLSAPLAPGAGVAGLGARLARGNPAPYAMTLEVPGTAVACASPELYLRRDGEVVESRPIKGTGRTAADLLAKDEAENIMIVDLVRNDLGRVARTGSVTVPALCEVEPHPGLVHLVSTVRARTTAGWPELVAATFPPGSVTGAPKSSALRLLDELEPVPRGPYCGAIGWVDADTRRGALAVGIRTFWAEDGLLRFGTGAGITWASDPRSEWRETELKAARLLEVASGDAAQDLDERGAARP; the protein is encoded by the coding sequence GTGAGTTTCGCGTACGCAGGGGGGCTCCTGGCGACCGGTCTCGCGGATGTGACCACCGACCTGGCGGCGCTGGACTCGCGGGGCTGGTGGGCCGTGGTGGTCACCTACGAGGGCAAGGTCACGTGCGCGCGGTTCGACACGGTCCGCCCGGCGCGCCATCCGGGGGGTGCCTGGCACGCGCCGGGGGAGTGGACGAGCTCGCTGGACGAGTCCCGTTACGTGGCGGGCGTCGAGCGGATCAAGGCGTCGATCGCGGACGGCATCGTCTACCAGGCGAACCTGTGCCGGGTGCTGTCCGCGCCGCTGGCGCCGGGCGCGGGTGTCGCGGGGCTCGGCGCGCGGCTGGCGCGGGGGAACCCGGCGCCGTACGCGATGACGCTGGAGGTTCCGGGGACGGCGGTCGCCTGCGCGTCGCCGGAGCTGTACCTGAGGCGGGACGGCGAGGTCGTGGAGTCGCGTCCGATCAAGGGGACCGGGCGGACGGCCGCGGACCTGCTGGCCAAGGACGAGGCCGAGAACATCATGATCGTCGATCTCGTCCGGAACGATCTGGGGCGGGTGGCGCGGACCGGGTCGGTGACGGTGCCGGCGCTGTGCGAGGTGGAGCCGCATCCGGGGCTCGTGCACCTGGTGTCGACGGTGCGCGCGCGGACCACGGCGGGGTGGCCCGAGCTGGTGGCCGCGACGTTCCCGCCCGGGTCGGTCACCGGTGCGCCGAAGTCCAGCGCGCTGAGGTTGCTGGATGAGCTCGAACCCGTCCCGCGCGGCCCGTACTGTGGGGCGATCGGCTGGGTGGACGCGGACACCCGGCGCGGCGCGCTCGCGGTGGGGATCCGGACCTTCTGGGCGGAGGACGGCCTGCTCCGGTTCGGCACCGGCGCCGGGATCACGTGGGCGTCCGATCCGCGGAGCGAATGGCGCGAGACCGAGCTGAAGGCGGCTCGGCTTTTGGAGGTGGCCTCGGGTGACGCAGCCCAGGATCTGGATGAACGGGGAGCTGCTCGACCCTGA
- a CDS encoding ArsR/SmtB family transcription factor, translating to MDSELALTSDFAPVAALLADRARAAMLTALLDGRPLAAGELARTAGVSAPTASAHLARLLDGGLVTVVKQGRWRYYRLRGADVAQVIEALSRISPPVRVRSLRQSRDARRLHAARTCYDHLAGEAGVGLFAALLDGGLIEPDGDEAYEVTGKGEERLEALGLDVAALRRTRRKFASHCLDWTERRPHLNGALGAALTDRMIELGWFERGTTRRALTVTEAGLAGLADSFGCVLP from the coding sequence ATGGACTCCGAACTGGCCCTCACCTCCGACTTCGCGCCGGTGGCGGCGCTGCTGGCCGATCGGGCGCGGGCGGCGATGCTGACGGCGCTGCTGGACGGGCGTCCGCTGGCGGCGGGGGAGCTGGCGCGGACGGCGGGTGTGAGCGCCCCGACGGCGAGCGCGCATCTGGCGCGGCTGCTGGACGGCGGGCTGGTGACGGTGGTGAAGCAGGGGCGGTGGCGGTACTACCGGCTCCGGGGGGCGGACGTCGCGCAGGTGATCGAGGCGCTGTCGCGGATCAGCCCGCCGGTGCGGGTGCGGAGCCTGCGGCAGTCGCGGGACGCGAGGCGGCTGCACGCGGCGCGGACGTGCTACGACCATCTGGCGGGGGAGGCGGGCGTCGGCCTGTTCGCGGCGCTTCTGGACGGGGGGCTCATCGAGCCCGACGGCGACGAGGCATACGAGGTCACGGGCAAAGGCGAGGAGCGGCTGGAGGCGCTGGGGCTGGACGTCGCGGCGCTGCGGAGGACGCGGCGGAAGTTCGCCTCGCACTGTCTCGACTGGACGGAGCGGCGCCCGCATCTGAACGGGGCATTGGGGGCAGCGCTGACCGACCGGATGATCGAGCTGGGCTGGTTCGAGCGCGGGACGACGCGCCGGGCGCTGACGGTGACCGAGGCGGGCCTGGCGGGGCTCGCGGACTCGTTCGGGTGTGTCCTGCCGTGA